The sequence GCGTAGATCACCGTGCCTTCGGGGGCTTTTGTCAGCTGGTTGGGAGCGGGGCGCAGGCCCTTGGAATCGCCGAGAAACATTACGATGGCAGCGGGGTAGGTTTCCCGGAATTTCGCGAAATCGAATTTCTCCGTCATCTGGGATTTTTTCATCTGCCCGCCTTCCGCGACGATCTTGGAGAGCAGGGCGTGATCCGGCCTGTCCATGAAAAGGTTCTGGCTGCGGATCTCGTCGGATATGGATTTCCTGTGGTGCCCCTCGCGGTCCAGCGGCGCGAGCTGCCACACACCGCCGCGCCCGAACTGGTGGATGAAACGCTGCGCGGCCATCGAGTTCACCTCGTCGTTGGTCGTCACCGCCGCGAGGGTGGCGATGCCATTGAGATCCAGCTCCTCCTCGGCGAACTCGGAGAGGATGTTCGCCCGCTGCGCCTCCAGGCCCATCATTTTTGCGGCGGATACGTTGGGGAAATTCGTATCCAGGAGGAGCACGCGGTGGCCATCGTCGTGGAGGGCCTTGGCGGCCATGCGCACCCATGGATCCGCCCCGGCGAAGAGGATCCCGCTGGCGTTCCTCGCCGCGAGTCCGAGGTGGCGGGCGAGCGGCGAGGCGGCCAAGCCATAGATCAGCACGGTGCCGACGATGATGAGGAACACCAGCGCCACGAGCTCATGGGATTGCCTGAGGATCACCGGCGAAAGCTCCCCGAAGCTTCCCGCCAGCGCGGCCTCCTCGAACTCCAGCGCGAAGATCGAGGTGACGGCGGCGGCAACGATGCCGCGCGGTGCCAGGAAGGCCAGGAAGGTGCGCTCCTTGGGGCTGGTCCTCTTCGAGAAAACCAGCGATGCGAAGACCGAGAGCGGCCTGCCGATGAGGACGAGGAAGCCGAGCAGGCAAACCCCCTTGAGCCACACGCCGCCGAGCTCCGCGGCCGAGATGCGCCCGGAGAGGACGATGAAAAGCGCGGAGATGATCAGGATGCGGAGGTTTTCCTTGAACTCCAGGATATGCCGCACGGAAACGGAGCGCTGGTTCGCGAGGGCGATGCCAAGGACAGTCACCGTCAGCAGACCCGCCTCCTTTTCAAGCATGTTCGATCCGGTGAAGGCCAGCGCCACCACGGCGAGCAGGAACACCGGCTGGAGGTAATCCGGGACCAGGTGACGGCGCAGCATCAGCTCCACCCCTTTCGCAAGCACCAGCGCACCGGCCACGCCGACGGCAAGCATGATGCCGAGCGATTTCAGGACGTCCGCCTGCGCGATCGCCATGTTCCCCGCGATGGCGATCTTGAAAACCAGCACGGCGAGGATGGCCCCGATGGGATCGACGACGATGCCCTCCCATTTCACGATCGCGGCCATCTTGCGGGTGGGGTTCACATGGCGCAGCAGCGGCGCGATCACCGTGGGCCCGGTGACGGTGAGGATGCTGCCGACGAGGGCGGCGAGGCGGATGTCATAGCCGAGCGCGAATACCATGAAGGCGGTGGTCAGCGACATGGAAAAGATCACTGCGAGCGTGCAGAGCCGCAGGATGGGCAGGCCGGAGACCCTGAGTTCGGAAAATTTCAGGGTCAGCCCACCCTCGAAGAGGATGATGGCCACGAACAGCCCGACGGCCGAAAGCAGCGGGCTGGTATGGCCGTCTCCGGGCGCGAGGAAATCATCGATGCGGACGCCGGAAAACTGCCCGAGAGCGAAGCCGAAGCCGAGCAGCAGGAGGATGGAGGGCAGCTTGAATTTCCATGCGATCCACTGCGCTGCAACGCCTAGGATCAGGATCAGGGTGAGGTATGCTAGGGGTGACATAATAAGAAAATCTACCACTCGATGCCGACACCTTCCTCGGGGATGAGGACGCGGTCGCTGATGCCGAGGCGGTCGGCCTCGGTGAGCAGGCGTTCGACGGGTTCCTGCAAGGCTTCATTTCCGAGCGGGAAGGTGCCGTAGTGCATGGGGATGAGGACTTTCGCGCCGAGATCCGCGAAGGCGCGCACTGCCTGCTCCGGGTTCATGTGCACATCGCGGCCGCTGGGCGAATCGTAGGCGCCGATGGGCATGAGCGCGACATCGATCCTGTGCCTTTTGCCGATTTCCGCGAAGCCATCGAAATAGGTGCTGTCGCCGCAGTGGAAGACGCTCTTGCCGCCGGCGTTGACGATGTAGCCTCCGTAATCGCGGTGGGTGTCATGCACATAGCGCGCGCCCCAATGGTGGCTGGGTGTGTGGACGACGCTCATCCCGGCGATCTCCAGCTCGTCCCAGACCTTGACCTCATGGATCGCGGGGAAACCGAGTTTTTTCACGAGCGATGCGCTGCCCATGGGGACGACGATCCCTTCCGTGGCACGCAGGATCTTCAGGCTGGGCTTGTGCAGGTGGTCGAAGTGGGCGTGGGTGACGAGCACCAGATCCACCTCCGGCACGCCATGCAGCGGAAGTCCCGGATGCCGCTGCCTCTTCACCGGGCCGTGCCATTTCGCCCAATTCGGATCGACGACGACCGAGTGCCCGGCGAACTGCAGGAAAAACGATGCATGCCCGATCCATGTGATGCGGACGCGGTCGGCATCCGGCGGGGTGAGCACCGGTTCAAGCACTCCGCCACCCATTTTACGGAACATGCCGGGAACGATGTGGTGCCGGAGGAACTTCGCGTTGCGCCCGGGCCAGCCCTTCTGAGGGGCGAGGCCGGAGTAGCGGTTTTCCGGGGAGCGTTTCATTTCTGCAGGCGCTCAGGCACCCGGGTAACCGAGCGCGATTTTTTCCACCCACTCCTCCGCCCGTGCACGGAAGCCTTTCTCGTCCTGTGCGTAGAGGATTCCGCGGGAGACATTGATGACATCCGGGGCGCTGCGTTTCGCGGCGGCGAGAGCGGCGAGATCCCCACCCTGCGCACCGAGGCCGGGGACGAGGAGCGGTGCGTCCGGCATTTTCGGGAGGACTGCCTCCGCATTCGTGAGCCCGACAACGTAGCCGACATCCGTAGCGCGGCCTTCGGATTTCGCGCGCTCGCCCAGGGCGGTGACGAGTTCGAACACCTGCCGCCCATCGGCGAGTCGCTGCTGCTGGAAATCGGCCGAGCCGGCGTTCGAGGTGACGGCGAGGAGATAGACCGCCTTGCCGGGGTGATCGAGGAAAGGCTCGATGGAATCATATCCGAGGAATGGGTTCAGTGTCACGGCATCGACGTTCCAGCCGTTGAAATATCCCTGTGCGTAGTATTTCTGGGTCTCGCCGATGTCGCTGCGCTTCGCGTCCAGGATCACGGGGATTTCCTCCGGGACTTCGGCAAGGATTTCCTCAAGCACCCGGATGCCATCGATCCCCATCGCCTCGAAGTAGGCCATGTTCGGCTTGAAGGCGGCGGCCCAGACGGAGGTTTCCCCGATCACGCGGATGAGGAAATCCTTGGCATAATCCGCGCCGTGTTCGCCGGGACGCGGGTCAAGGCCGACGCAGAGCCTCGATCCGGAGGACTTGATCCGTTGCTGCAGTTTTTCGGTGAAACGCATGGCCTATCCTTGGCCCGCATTTCCGGTTACGCAAAGCAAACTC comes from Akkermansiaceae bacterium and encodes:
- a CDS encoding MBL fold metallo-hydrolase — its product is MKRSPENRYSGLAPQKGWPGRNAKFLRHHIVPGMFRKMGGGVLEPVLTPPDADRVRITWIGHASFFLQFAGHSVVVDPNWAKWHGPVKRQRHPGLPLHGVPEVDLVLVTHAHFDHLHKPSLKILRATEGIVVPMGSASLVKKLGFPAIHEVKVWDELEIAGMSVVHTPSHHWGARYVHDTHRDYGGYIVNAGGKSVFHCGDSTYFDGFAEIGKRHRIDVALMPIGAYDSPSGRDVHMNPEQAVRAFADLGAKVLIPMHYGTFPLGNEALQEPVERLLTEADRLGISDRVLIPEEGVGIEW
- the pyrF gene encoding orotidine-5'-phosphate decarboxylase, which translates into the protein MRFTEKLQQRIKSSGSRLCVGLDPRPGEHGADYAKDFLIRVIGETSVWAAAFKPNMAYFEAMGIDGIRVLEEILAEVPEEIPVILDAKRSDIGETQKYYAQGYFNGWNVDAVTLNPFLGYDSIEPFLDHPGKAVYLLAVTSNAGSADFQQQRLADGRQVFELVTALGERAKSEGRATDVGYVVGLTNAEAVLPKMPDAPLLVPGLGAQGGDLAALAAAKRSAPDVINVSRGILYAQDEKGFRARAEEWVEKIALGYPGA
- a CDS encoding cation:proton antiporter; translation: MSPLAYLTLILILGVAAQWIAWKFKLPSILLLLGFGFALGQFSGVRIDDFLAPGDGHTSPLLSAVGLFVAIILFEGGLTLKFSELRVSGLPILRLCTLAVIFSMSLTTAFMVFALGYDIRLAALVGSILTVTGPTVIAPLLRHVNPTRKMAAIVKWEGIVVDPIGAILAVLVFKIAIAGNMAIAQADVLKSLGIMLAVGVAGALVLAKGVELMLRRHLVPDYLQPVFLLAVVALAFTGSNMLEKEAGLLTVTVLGIALANQRSVSVRHILEFKENLRILIISALFIVLSGRISAAELGGVWLKGVCLLGFLVLIGRPLSVFASLVFSKRTSPKERTFLAFLAPRGIVAAAVTSIFALEFEEAALAGSFGELSPVILRQSHELVALVFLIIVGTVLIYGLAASPLARHLGLAARNASGILFAGADPWVRMAAKALHDDGHRVLLLDTNFPNVSAAKMMGLEAQRANILSEFAEEELDLNGIATLAAVTTNDEVNSMAAQRFIHQFGRGGVWQLAPLDREGHHRKSISDEIRSQNLFMDRPDHALLSKIVAEGGQMKKSQMTEKFDFAKFRETYPAAIVMFLGDSKGLRPAPNQLTKAPEGTVIYALIPKEGLPAPA